The proteins below come from a single Chryseobacterium capnotolerans genomic window:
- a CDS encoding MlaD family protein, with translation MKFSKELKAGVIALLAIVGFVVLFQFMKGKSLFTTDNIFYAKYDNVEGLAQSSAVSINGLKVGQVDKIIPQTAKDGKISFVVKITVDNKFEFSKNSTLEIFEPGLMSGKEMRVNLMYGGVTAKDGDTLKGAFKLGTLGSLSSQVGPVKDQLQVVLHRVDSLMANANLLVDAQNRAEVKALLSNLNKTVGALQTTAGNVNSLVGHNDPKLQKVLDDASLTMQSGKVTLDKYGNLAQSIDTKQLNATIANLDATVGKLNQVIGGIDKGEGSLGKLMKDDKLYNNLNSASSNLNSLIEDMKANPKRYINFSVFGKNNKD, from the coding sequence GTGAAGTTCAGTAAAGAATTAAAAGCTGGTGTGATTGCACTTCTAGCTATCGTAGGCTTTGTGGTGTTGTTTCAATTTATGAAAGGGAAAAGCCTTTTTACTACCGACAATATCTTTTACGCAAAATATGACAATGTAGAAGGCCTCGCGCAATCTTCAGCGGTGTCTATTAATGGTCTTAAAGTAGGCCAGGTTGATAAGATCATTCCTCAAACAGCAAAGGATGGTAAAATCAGTTTTGTTGTAAAAATTACGGTTGATAACAAATTTGAATTTTCAAAAAATTCAACCCTGGAAATTTTTGAACCAGGATTAATGTCTGGTAAAGAAATGAGAGTAAACCTAATGTATGGCGGTGTAACTGCCAAGGATGGTGATACGTTGAAAGGGGCTTTCAAACTGGGAACACTGGGAAGTCTTTCTTCTCAGGTAGGTCCGGTAAAAGATCAATTGCAGGTAGTTCTCCACAGGGTAGACTCTTTAATGGCAAATGCTAATCTGCTGGTTGATGCACAAAACAGAGCTGAAGTAAAAGCTCTATTATCCAACCTTAACAAAACAGTAGGAGCACTTCAGACCACTGCAGGAAATGTAAACAGCCTGGTAGGTCATAACGATCCAAAACTTCAGAAAGTATTGGATGATGCAAGCCTTACCATGCAAAGTGGAAAAGTAACTCTGGATAAATACGGAAACCTAGCACAGAGTATTGATACCAAGCAATTAAACGCAACGATTGCTAATCTTGATGCTACGGTAGGAAAACTGAATCAAGTAATTGGCGGAATAGACAAAGGAGAGGGAAGCTTAGGAAAGCTGATGAAGGATGACAAACTGTACAATAATCTGAACTCAGCGTCTTCTAATTTGAATTCATTAATTGAAGATATGAAAGCGAACCCTAAGAGATATATCAATTTCTCAGTTTTCGGTAAAAACAATAAAGACTAA
- a CDS encoding (Fe-S)-binding protein yields the protein MDFNIKTMAEYAAEGKAPEVLFWVGCAGSFDDRAKKITKAFCKILNKIGVEFAVLGQEESCTGDPAKRAGNEFVFQMMALTNIEVLNAYEVKKIVTACPHCFNTLKNEYPSLGGHFEVVHHTQFLKTLMEEGRLKIEGGAFKGKKITFHDPCYLGRANDEYEAPRMLLEKLDAELVEMKRCKTNGLCCGAGGAQMFKEPEKGNKDINIERTEEALSFEPKVIATGCPFCNTMMTDGVKHFNKNTEVAVKDIVELLAEADDL from the coding sequence ATGGATTTCAATATAAAAACAATGGCAGAATATGCTGCCGAAGGAAAAGCACCGGAAGTTTTATTTTGGGTTGGTTGTGCAGGAAGTTTTGATGACCGTGCTAAAAAAATTACAAAAGCATTTTGCAAAATATTGAATAAGATAGGAGTAGAATTTGCTGTTTTGGGACAGGAAGAAAGCTGCACCGGAGATCCTGCAAAAAGAGCTGGTAATGAGTTTGTTTTTCAGATGATGGCTCTTACCAATATTGAAGTTCTGAATGCTTACGAAGTGAAGAAAATTGTAACAGCATGTCCACACTGTTTCAATACCCTTAAAAATGAATATCCAAGTCTTGGAGGTCACTTTGAAGTAGTTCACCATACTCAATTCCTTAAAACCTTAATGGAAGAAGGGAGATTGAAAATTGAAGGGGGGGCGTTCAAAGGGAAAAAAATTACTTTCCATGATCCATGCTACCTGGGACGTGCCAATGATGAATATGAAGCTCCAAGAATGCTTCTTGAAAAATTGGATGCTGAACTTGTAGAAATGAAGCGCTGCAAAACAAACGGGCTTTGTTGTGGAGCCGGTGGTGCACAGATGTTTAAAGAACCTGAAAAAGGGAATAAAGACATCAATATTGAAAGAACAGAAGAAGCTTTATCTTTTGAGCCAAAGGTGATTGCTACAGGATGCCCATTCTGTAATACTATGATGACAGATGGAGTAAAGCATTTCAATAAAAATACAGAGGTTGCAGTAAAAGATATCGTTGAACTTCTTGCTGAAGCAGACGATTTATAA
- a CDS encoding (Fe-S)-binding protein, whose protein sequence is MQYIDNIIFLILLVAGFGLFAKSLLKIYRNIRLGHEINRNDRKSERWSTMARVAMGQSKMVKRPVAGVLHLFVYVGFVIINIELIEIIVDGLFGTHRFLASVFGNGFYSFFTATLEVLALLVVIGVVVFFIRRNFYGVKRLTMKELFGWPKQDANWILIIEFALMMAFFKMNAADWVLQQRGVMPALGSFPISSTFLGPIFSGFGDGFLHFTEKGAWWFHFVGILFFMNYLYYSKHLHIILAFPSTWYANLDKKGKFNNLDSVTKEIKLMMDPNADPYAAPAEGAEADVPSKFGAEDIFDLNQVQLLNAYSCTECGRCTSVCPANITGKKLSPRLILMKTRDRLEEVGRNIDKNGKFVDDGKKLLNDYITKEELWACTTCNACTDACPVLLDPLSIIFEMRRFLVMEQSAAPQELNLMMTNVENNAAPWQYNQADRLNWANEN, encoded by the coding sequence ATGCAGTACATCGATAACATTATTTTCCTGATTTTATTAGTGGCCGGATTTGGACTGTTTGCCAAAAGCCTGCTGAAGATCTATAGAAATATCAGACTTGGTCATGAGATCAACAGAAACGATAGAAAATCTGAGCGCTGGAGTACTATGGCTAGAGTAGCTATGGGGCAGAGCAAGATGGTAAAGCGTCCTGTTGCCGGTGTTTTGCACCTTTTCGTGTACGTAGGTTTTGTGATTATCAATATAGAACTTATTGAAATTATTGTTGATGGACTGTTCGGAACACATCGTTTCCTAGCTTCAGTTTTCGGAAACGGATTTTATAGCTTCTTTACAGCGACATTGGAAGTTCTTGCACTTCTTGTAGTAATAGGAGTTGTCGTATTTTTCATCAGAAGAAACTTTTATGGAGTAAAGAGATTAACCATGAAAGAACTTTTCGGATGGCCAAAACAGGATGCAAATTGGATTCTTATCATTGAATTTGCCTTAATGATGGCTTTCTTTAAAATGAATGCTGCTGATTGGGTGCTACAGCAAAGAGGCGTAATGCCTGCACTGGGAAGTTTCCCTATTAGTTCTACTTTTTTAGGACCTATTTTCAGTGGTTTTGGGGATGGATTTTTACATTTTACAGAAAAAGGAGCTTGGTGGTTCCACTTTGTAGGAATTCTGTTTTTCATGAACTATCTGTATTATTCAAAGCATTTGCACATTATTTTAGCCTTCCCAAGTACTTGGTATGCAAATCTTGATAAAAAAGGAAAATTCAACAATCTTGATTCTGTAACCAAAGAGATCAAATTGATGATGGATCCTAACGCTGATCCTTATGCTGCACCGGCAGAAGGTGCTGAAGCTGATGTGCCCTCTAAATTTGGTGCTGAAGATATTTTTGACCTTAATCAGGTACAATTATTAAACGCTTATTCTTGTACAGAATGCGGACGTTGTACTTCTGTTTGTCCTGCTAATATTACAGGAAAAAAACTATCTCCGAGATTAATCTTAATGAAAACAAGAGACAGATTGGAAGAAGTTGGCAGAAATATTGATAAAAATGGAAAATTTGTAGACGACGGCAAAAAGCTGCTGAATGACTATATCACCAAGGAAGAACTTTGGGCTTGTACTACATGTAATGCCTGTACAGATGCTTGTCCTGTATTGTTAGACCCACTTTCTATTATCTTTGAAATGAGAAGGTTTCTGGTTATGGAACAGTCTGCTGCTCCACAGGAATTGAATCTGATGATGACGAACGTGGAAAATAATGCAGCCCCTTGGCAGTATAATCAGGCAGACCGTCTGAACTGGGCTAATGAAAACTAA